AACCTCCCACTCAAGTACAAGACTTGTTCAGGTACAGGTACCAGGTCCACACCTAGTTCTTTGGTTCTGTCTCACCTTCAGCAGCATCTCATTCAGCATGGTCTCCAGTACTGTGATGTGATTGGTCAGAACTGGGCTTGGCTCTTCCTCCAAGGTCAGCCATGGCACCTGGACGAGAGCCATCCGAGCTGCCACACCCACAGCAGCATCGACACATCCTAGAGAGACAGATAGGTGGTTAGACAGGTGAATGGCCAGACTAGTTGGGATCCTCAAGGTAGAACCAACCCCTAGAAACAATCCTGGGCTTTAAAGTAGTTTTGCTGTAGGGGTCgaaccatgtttgtgtgttacttGTACACTCATGTGCCACTGGTTCAAGCACATTCTTTCCATAGATAATTCCTGAAAAAGGAGAATCTGAGTGTCACCAACCTGTGAATCTTTGTACAGCATATTTAGGCTCCACTTTAGATCCACTTAGTCTAAAAGTATTTGGAAAGTCGTTTCAGACCTGTGGGATTATTTTTGGTGTAACCCAAACATGTGTGGGGAGCCAGGGCAAAGCCAGTGAACTCTGATTTCATGAGCAGACTCTGTGGCCCCGTGGATCTAATTCATTTCTTGAATCCAAGAGCTTGAAGAAGATTTTTAGATTATGTTGTACAGAGCAGCTTTATAGGAATTAATAAGGCCACTAGCTCCTCACCTGAGTCCTAAATGTTTCAGGGATTCAGAAGTTCCCTGGATCCATTGtcagatgtttttattcaaagcgacttacaagcaGCAAAAATCATGgagaaaacaaagtaaagtGCAATTAAAATTTTCCCACTTCCCTGAAGACCCTCCAGCACTATATTCATGTCATCGTAGAAGACATGAAAATACATCTAGACAAATTTCAGGCTGTCCTTGCAGTTCTGAACACGTTTGATCTGAATTTGGTCCTCACTCCCCAAatccacaaagctggcaaccaCCTGGACCTCACTGTCATCCGTACCCGCACTATGGACAACATCTcagtcactcctctgcatttatcggaTCACTTCTTCATTCGGTTCACTGTCTCTTTAGATCTTCACATACTCCCACCCCACAtgttggaaattctgggaaccacaagtaggcctgcattctgagagcgaagtggtctactgggatgatatggtgctatgaggtcttctatatttgatggagcctgaccattcagagctttatatgtaagaagcagggttttaaattctatactaaatttaatgggaagcaaatggagagaagctagtgaaggtgaaatatgatctctcttgctagttccagtcagcactcttgctgcagcattttggaatCATTGCAGGCTTTTTAAGGAGTTGCCTCGGCTCCTaatccctgccagatcctcctGTTCACACTCTCGACTTAGGAATCTCTGGAACAGCTCTGGCCTGGCTTTGGTATTACTTATCTGGATAAACCTTCAAAGTTTCTTGGTTTAGgcatgtttctaactctcaCAGCATCTCTTCTGTCATAAGGCACTCAagtcttggtcctcttcttttttccatcaatAAAACATCCCTTGGTTCTATCATCtactcacatggcttttcctgTCATTGCAATGCTTATGACACCTTTCCTCTGGATGACTTCACTGTCCTGTTTCTGCCGGTTATTCCAGCCTTTTTATTAAACCTAACTTAAACACAGCTCACACtgtgaatttaaaaagacagttttgTCCTAGTTACAGATATAAGTAAACTTACTTGATGCACCAACATGTGCAGAGATACCTGCAGAAGCACCTGTGTTTTGGATGGGGATTGTAAAATAACCTTAAGCAAGATTTTCAACAGTCtggtaaaatgttaatatgtgGTTTGAAAATCTTTTTAGCAGCTGCTCACATTGAGGCAAAAATCCCGTTTCAGTTTACTAGTTAGCTTATtggttatatttaaataattttaattgatttaaattttttgatgGTGAGAAAACTCGTTTACTCATTGCCGTTAACCTCACAACAACTGTACTGTTGAGGCATTAATAGAACACCAAACATAGCACAGATCCACTGCATTAGTTCTTCATTAGGTTATGGTGAGGAAAGTTAACAGGGAAAGAGCAGCAGAAAATTCTGAATAAAGTGACCGAGTCTCTGGTGCACTTGAGATTGTGGACACCTTCAAGCAGCTCTAATGTGAAATAAGATTTTAACCAACTTCTGGTGACACACATAAATCTCCCAATCATGGAACTTACACATGAACAGGCAAATGTTAATGTCGAGCCTTGAAAAGTACTTGCCGGCAGTCAACCACCACCCCGATTTTTGGTTTCCTTCTCCAAATGAATTCCTCCCATTTTACTGGTGCAAGTTGATCTTGATCACATCTGTCTATATGATCTGTATTGTCTGtacatttgacatgttttgacaAATTAGGTCCAGATTTTGCGATTTTGGATAAAGTCTGTCTTTTCTCTAGCGGGACTCTTTTGAGTGTTGACATTGACACCAACACGTCAACCTCCTGGACGCTGTTCTGGATCTTGACAGTACTCTGAGAAGATTTTCTTCCACAGGGAAATAAATCTTCTGTCATCCATGGAAGTTGTTTTCCATGCTTTTCCAGCCTGTTGAGTTCACTGGTTCATTCATTTGTATTGTGAATGGACTAAACAGTTGAACACACTTGgacacactgctgtttttaatcCCTCTGAtggatttgttttgtattttctgcctAATGATGGTGGATTTTACTGGCAGTGACTTGATTTTTTGACTCACACACTTGATCACTAACCGACTCCctgttgtttctttgctttCGCTCCCACTCTCATCACCTGAAGCCATTTTGTTAATCAGTCCCTCACACTAATCCGCTCTCACTCTTCACCTCCCGCCAGTTTTTCTTCTCTGagttgtgtgtgtccttcaCCAGATTGCACTTTTCTGATCGTCTGAGTAGAGGCAGGTTCActcgtgtccggtggtccaAAGATCATCcgctccagagatcgttgtatgacaaacactgaacatttatttaattccaCATTCCACAAGTGAGCTGATAACAAGCTCATTCCACAGTACACGTTCGCTAATAATTCCACgaacttcaaaggcaaacacGTCAAAGGCAGCcgtgtgatgtcattgatgacatcatcagtgagCTTACGTACAAttcttaatctaactaactttacaatgaacaaaaacacaggaaaccctggttggctcaaaCATTTGGTTCTTGAGGAGGTTTAAGTACCCAAAGAAGCACGTCTAAGAACCTTCAGATGTACCATGGAAGAACAATCTGAATGCAAAAGCAACTAGAATCAATTTAGTGTGGTTCAGAGATGATGTGATGACGTGTCAAAGAGGAAGTTCTTGAATGTCTTTTTTAGGTCCTCATTGATGTGCATGAAGAAGATCCAGGTTCTAATGATCCATCTTTTTAGTGCAGATCAGATGCTAACAAGATGCAACCTAATCCTAAACTTAGGGGGGTTCACATGGAGATTTCTCGGAGTCCAGGTATGTTTTCCAGAATTCCTGGAAGAGGATCTCAAGGTCTTTATGGTAGATCCAGACActtagaaagaaaggaaggaagaaaaggaaggaaggagggcAAAAAGTGAAAGTAGGACAGGTGTTTCTTGGCTCAGTCAGCAGCTTACCTGTGTTGACCAATGAGCGTCTGTCGCAGCGCTGAGTCAGAGGAAACCGTTCAATCAGAATGTTGGCCTTACGCAAGGCAGATAGAAAGTTCTCCACAGCGGACAGGAAGAGAACCCAGAGACGCTCTGACGCCTGTTGATTCTCCACACTTGATGTTGGGGGGTCAGAGACTGATAGGAGATGCAGAAGACGCCTGGACAGACCTGCAGGCACGTAAGAGACAGGTGAGACAGGTATATTTACAGGTAAATGTACAGGTGTATAGCTGTGTAACAGGTGCCATTACCAGTGCAGATCCGGTGAGCAAGCGCTCTGGTGCTTTCCAGCTCTTCTCGCAGGAAGCTGCCGTCTGCCGAGCTGCCAAGTGACACAACCAGCTgctgaaaacaggaagtgacacgaCTCAGAGCTTCCTGAGCACGTTCACACTCACGCTGCTGACGCCGTGCCATCAGCTCATCCACTGACCGACGCCAACGACTCATGATGTCATCACCTACCTGTCAGGTGAAGGGAG
This genomic interval from Channa argus isolate prfri chromosome 5, Channa argus male v1.0, whole genome shotgun sequence contains the following:
- the zgc:109913 gene encoding regulator of G-protein signaling 9-binding protein: MSRWRRSVDELMARRQQRECERAQEALSRVTSCFQQLVVSLGSSADGSFLREELESTRALAHRICTGLSRRLLHLLSVSDPPTSSVENQQASERLWVLFLSAVENFLSALRKANILIERFPLTQRCDRRSLVNTGCVDAAVGVAARMALVQVPWLTLEEEPSPVLTNHITVLETMLNEMLLKVPVPFWSVEATQPAWAEALGEPNELKDSLEDLMEVEVISSSKRTSTCCRPPCCGLGCVA